In a single window of the Bufo bufo chromosome 5, aBufBuf1.1, whole genome shotgun sequence genome:
- the LOC121002594 gene encoding exodeoxyribonuclease-like, with translation MRIVTWNVKGLRSPEKRLMVLRQLKRLKADIALLQETRLVEGEWNRMRKLWVGSVHGSSANGRSSGVITLIHKSLPHKVLSLAPDEEGRLLQMTIDTPCGLLEVFDVYGPNDDNRDFFMKLETRLATQTTGIHMVGGDFNSVVDQDIDRSRDLTSQKQPQKSSQDNTLGTFIESTRSVDSWRYLHPDGEGVFFLF, from the coding sequence ATGCGTATAGTCACTTGGAATGTTAAGGGGCTCCGTTCCCCTGAGAAGAGATTGATGGTTCTCCGACAACTGAAAAGATTGAAAGCAGACATTGCATTGCTGCAAGAGACACGTCTGGTTGAGGGGGAGTGGAACAGAATGCGCAAACTCTGGGTGGGTTCAGTTCATGGTTCATCAGCCAATGGTAGATCTTCTGGGGTAATCACTCTAATTCACAAATCTTTGCCACACAAGGTACTTTCTTTAGCGCCAGATGAGGAAGGTCGTTTACTGCAAATGACTATCGATACACCATGTGGCCTATTAGAAGTGTTTGATGTCTATGGACCAAATGATGATAATAGAGATTTCTTTATGAAACTAGAAACTCGATTGGCAACTCAAACAACAGGAATACACATGGTAGGAGGAGATTTCAACTCTGTAGTAGATCAGGACATTGATAGAAGCCGGGATCTAACGTCACAAAAACAACCACAAAAATCAAGTCAGGATAATACTCTTGGTACATTTATAGAATCTACAAGATCAGTAGACTCGTGGAGATATCTACATCCAGATGGGGAGGGAGTATTCTTTCTATTCTAA